CTAAAGGAAGTGGGCCGGCAGGAGCTGGAACTTTACTGCAAACTTGGCCTTTACACCGTAACGGTGGCGCTGGAAAAAGGAAGCATCAGCGCCGGCCAGGCACGGGAACTGGAAAAAATATTCAAGGAGGCAGATTTAAATGGACCAGGAGAAAGTAACAACCGCCACGATCAAGCAGATGAAGGCCGAGGGCAGGCCGGTAACCATGCTTACGGCATATGACTACCCCATGGCCAGAATGGTGGACGAGGCGGGCATTGACATGATTCTTGTGGGCGACTCCCTCGGCAACGTGGTGCTGGGCTACGATTCCACCCTGCCGGTGACCATGGAGGACATGCTCCACCACGTCAAGGCGGTCTGCCGCGGCGTGAGCCGGGCCATGGTGGTAGCGGACATGCCGTTCCTTTCCTACCAGGTGTCGGTTGAAGAGGCAGTGCGCAATGCCGGGCGTTTTTTGAAAGAAACCGGTGCCCAGGCGGTTAAGCTGGAAGGCGGCCAGGAAGTGGCCGGTGCCGTCCGCGCCATCGTCAACGCCGGCATTCCGGTGGTGGGCCACCTGGGGCTGACGCCCCAGTCAATCCACCAGCTTGGCGGGTTCAAGGTGCAGGGCAGGGAGGAGCGGGCTGCCCGGAAGCTCCTTTCTGACGCCAGAGCCCTGGAAGAGGCAGGGGCCTTCTGCATTGTTCTGGAGTGTGTGCCCGCTCCCCTGGCTAAGGTGGTTACTGAAAAGCTTCAGGCGGTTATCATCGGCATCGGCGCCGGCCCGTACTGCGACGGCCAGGTGCTGGTGACTCACGACCTGCTGGGTCTGTACCCGAAGTTTACGCCAAGGTTCGTCAAAAAGTACCTCAACCTTCACGAAAATATAGCTGCCGCTTTGAAGCAATATAAGGAAGAGGTGGAGGAGCGCACCTTCCCAGGCCCCGAGCACAGCTTCGGAATGTCCGAAGAGGTGCTGAAGAAGCTGTATTGATTGTCAATTAAGGTAAAGTCAAATCCCATGGATGAAAATACTGTAGGGGCGGCTCCATTTGTAAAAGCGAACGCTATACAAAATTAAATTCCGTTGGGGGTATTTATGTTAGTTTGCAACACCATTTCCGAAATCCGTGCCTTTGTCCGGGAGGCCAGGTCAAAAGGCCGCTCTATAGGCTTTGTGCCGACCATGGGCTACCTGCACGAGGGGCACCTGGAGCTGATGCGCCGGGCAAAAGAGCGCTGCGACACGGTAGTGATAAGCATTTTCGTCAATCCCACCCAGTTC
The window above is part of the Pelotomaculum thermopropionicum SI genome. Proteins encoded here:
- the PanB gene encoding ketopantoate hydroxymethyltransferase; the protein is MDQEKVTTATIKQMKAEGRPVTMLTAYDYPMARMVDEAGIDMILVGDSLGNVVLGYDSTLPVTMEDMLHHVKAVCRGVSRAMVVADMPFLSYQVSVEEAVRNAGRFLKETGAQAVKLEGGQEVAGAVRAIVNAGIPVVGHLGLTPQSIHQLGGFKVQGREERAARKLLSDARALEEAGAFCIVLECVPAPLAKVVTEKLQAVIIGIGAGPYCDGQVLVTHDLLGLYPKFTPRFVKKYLNLHENIAAALKQYKEEVEERTFPGPEHSFGMSEEVLKKLY